A segment of the Corynebacterium resistens DSM 45100 genome:
CCGCAGGTATCCAGAACCCGGCTGCTGGCGCGGGTGGTCAAGGCGTGGTGGCGTCGATTCAACAAGCGGATGAACAGCACAGCAACCGACGTGCCTGGGTTGGAAAACGTCGACCGTGTGCATTGGTTGAAAGCCGAAGATGGTGCTCGATTGCGCGTCTTTGAGGTAGCGGGGGCCGGCACGAAAACGGGCCGGGGGGAAGCCAGCCCCACCTCGAGCGCTGCTGTGACTATTGTGTATGCGCACGGGTTTACCCTTAGCGCGCAATCGTGGTGTTTTCAGGTCGATGCGCTGCGGGGTGAATCACGAGTTGCCCGACAGTTGATCCCTGATTTGCGTGGGCATGCTGGCAGCGCGGGTGGGGATGAGGCAGCGCAGACCGAGGTGGAGTTGGGCGTGGACCTGACCGCTCGCGATTTCGTGCAGATGATTCGCGAGCTCGCGCCCGGTGAGAAAGTCGTTCTAGTTGGGCACTCTTTAGGAGTGATGACGGTCCTTGGTGCGTTGCGACACATGACAGATGCAGAGCGACAATTGGTGCAGGGGATCGTGCTAGCCAATGGTGCGGTGGATCCCTTTGCTGCGCGCGGAGTTCCGCGGTTATTGCATCTGCTTCCCATCCGAACAATGCGGGCGGTGGGGCGAAACACTCCACGCTTCGCCGAAGGGTTCAAGGGAAAAGTCGAGTGGTTGATCAAGCCGGTGATTGCAGCCGCCGTGTACTACAGTTCGCTCGAACACGGAAAGTCCGCTCGCTATGACGTAGTGGATTTCCACGCCCAGGAAATCGAAGACGTGCCAATGCGCACCATCTTGGGATATCTAGAGGACCTGACCAACCACGATGAACGCGATTGCGTGCCTTTCTTGAAGCACATTCCGGGTGTCATCCTGGCCGGAAATAATGATGCGGTAGCCACAGTAGAACAGTCACGCGTGCTGGTGCAGCAGTGGCCGTCTGCTGAGCTAAGAGAATACGACGAAGCCGGCCACATGCTGCCAGTGGAGCGCCCGGAAGATGTGAACCGGGCGATCCGGCAATTGCTGTGACCGGCTAGTCTGCGGTTAGAGGTTAGACCGCTGTGGGATCGTCGATTTGGAAGCGCTGGGCGGCTTCGCTGACTACAGCGCGATCGATCTTGCCCTCCCTTGCCAACCCAAGGAGGACGGCGACGGTGACGGACTCGGCGTCGATATTGAAGTAACGACGTGCGGCTTCACGAGTATCCGAGAAGCCGAAACCATCGGCACCCAAAACGATGTACTCGCCTGGGACCCATTTGCGGATCTGCTCCGGCACACCCGTGGTGAAGTCGGACACCGCAACGAATGGGCCAGATGTTCCTTCCAGCTGCTGGGTGAGGAAAGGAACGCGAGGCTCGGCGCTGGGATCGCGAAGCTCTGCGAGTTCGGCCGCCTGACCATCGCGGGCCAGCTCGTTCCAGCTGGTGACGGAGAACACGTTTGTGTTCACGCCAAACTCGGCCAGCATGCGCTTGGCCTCGATAGCTGCGGACATACCCACACCAGAAGCCAAGATGCTGGCGGTGTGCTCCAGTTTCTCGGCTTCGCCTGCGTCACCCGTGGGCTGGTCTTCAGAACCGGTGAGGCGATCAGCAGGGGAGTAGAGGTAGATACCCTTCAGCAGACCCTCCACATCGAGGTTCTCCGGTGCCGCAGGCTGGTGAACAGGCTCGTTGTACACGGTGAGGTAGTAGATGACGTTTTCGCCACGTCCCTCGCCATACATACGGTCGATACCTTCGCGGGCGATGTAGGCGATCTCGTAGGCAAACGCAGGATCGTAGGCGACTACGGAAGGATTCGTGGCAGCCAGCAGTAGGGAATGGCCATCCATGTGCTGCAAGCCCT
Coding sequences within it:
- a CDS encoding alpha/beta fold hydrolase, coding for MPQVSRTRLLARVVKAWWRRFNKRMNSTATDVPGLENVDRVHWLKAEDGARLRVFEVAGAGTKTGRGEASPTSSAAVTIVYAHGFTLSAQSWCFQVDALRGESRVARQLIPDLRGHAGSAGGDEAAQTEVELGVDLTARDFVQMIRELAPGEKVVLVGHSLGVMTVLGALRHMTDAERQLVQGIVLANGAVDPFAARGVPRLLHLLPIRTMRAVGRNTPRFAEGFKGKVEWLIKPVIAAAVYYSSLEHGKSARYDVVDFHAQEIEDVPMRTILGYLEDLTNHDERDCVPFLKHIPGVILAGNNDAVATVEQSRVLVQQWPSAELREYDEAGHMLPVERPEDVNRAIRQLL